A DNA window from Enoplosus armatus isolate fEnoArm2 chromosome 9, fEnoArm2.hap1, whole genome shotgun sequence contains the following coding sequences:
- the sec61b gene encoding protein transport protein Sec61 subunit beta, producing MPGPAASATNVGASSRSPSKTVAPRAAGSTVRQRKATSSGTRSGGRTTGSAGTGGMWRFYTEDSPGLKVGPVPVLVMSLLFIASVFMLHIWGKYTRS from the exons atg CCTGGACCAGCAGCAAGTGCAACCAATGTTGGGGCATCTAGCCGTTCCCCCAGCAAGACAGTGGCTCCCCGTGCAGCAGGCTCCACAGTCAGACagag gaAAGCTACCAGCAGTGGTACACGCAGCGGTGGCAGGACCACAGGATCGGCAGGCACCGGTGGCATGTGGCGCTTCTACACAGAAGACTCGCCAGGCCTCAAAGT CGGCCCGGTGCCAGTCCTGGTGATGAGTCTACTCTTCATTGCTTCAGTCTTCATGCTGCACATCTGGGGGAAGTACACCCGCTCTTAA